The following are encoded in a window of Massilia sp. R2A-15 genomic DNA:
- the lpxD gene encoding UDP-3-O-(3-hydroxymyristoyl)glucosamine N-acyltransferase yields the protein MGTRLGELVERLGGQLVGDPNLEVSGIAPLADAGADHISFLSNSKLRAQAASSGAAALIVSGADDEFVAASYTGARIVTNNPYVYFARAAQYFAALDEVASLPGIDPSASVAASAQVDPSAHVGPHVTILDGAVIKAGAVIEAGCFIGKGAVIGEGTHLFANATFHARCEIGKRGIIHSGAVIGTDGFGFANEGGVYIKIPQTGRVIIGDDVDIGANTTIDRGALADTIIEDGVKLDNQIQIGHNCHIGAHTAMAGCVGVAGSAKIGKYCTFGGAAMVLGHLTIADRVHISSGSMVSRSILEAGQYTGFYPLAKNAEWEKSAAIVRNLASMRDKIRALEKTIKTLTDKS from the coding sequence ATGGGCACGCGACTAGGTGAATTGGTCGAACGCTTGGGCGGCCAGCTGGTGGGAGACCCGAACCTCGAAGTGAGCGGGATCGCCCCATTGGCGGACGCCGGGGCCGATCACATCAGCTTCCTCTCCAACAGCAAATTGCGCGCGCAGGCGGCATCGAGCGGCGCGGCCGCGCTGATCGTGTCGGGCGCCGACGACGAATTCGTCGCCGCCTCGTACACCGGCGCGCGCATCGTCACGAATAATCCCTACGTGTATTTCGCCCGCGCCGCGCAGTATTTCGCGGCGCTGGACGAAGTGGCGTCTCTGCCGGGCATCGACCCGAGCGCCAGCGTGGCGGCCAGCGCGCAAGTGGACCCGAGCGCGCACGTCGGGCCGCACGTGACCATCCTGGACGGCGCCGTTATCAAGGCTGGCGCCGTGATCGAGGCCGGCTGCTTCATCGGCAAGGGCGCGGTGATCGGCGAGGGCACCCATCTGTTCGCCAACGCGACCTTCCACGCGCGCTGCGAAATCGGCAAGCGCGGCATCATCCATTCGGGCGCCGTGATCGGCACCGACGGCTTCGGCTTCGCCAACGAGGGCGGCGTCTACATCAAGATTCCGCAGACCGGCCGCGTGATCATCGGCGACGACGTCGACATCGGCGCCAACACCACCATCGACCGCGGCGCGCTGGCCGACACCATCATCGAGGACGGCGTCAAGCTCGACAACCAGATCCAGATCGGCCACAACTGCCACATCGGCGCGCACACGGCGATGGCTGGCTGCGTCGGCGTGGCCGGCAGCGCCAAGATTGGCAAGTACTGCACCTTCGGCGGTGCGGCGATGGTGCTGGGCCACCTGACCATCGCCGACCGGGTGCACATCTCGTCGGGCAGCATGGTCTCGCGCTCGATCCTCGAAGCGGGGCAGTACACGGGTTTTTATCCGCTGGCGAAAAACGCCGAGTGGGAAAAAAGTGCGGCAATCGTTCGCAATCTGGCTTCCATGCGGGATAAAATCCGCGCGCTGGAAAAAACAATCAAAACACTGACAGA
- a CDS encoding OmpH family outer membrane protein, with protein sequence MLALAAAAHAQGGPARVAYVAPERLYSETKQAKAADARIAAEFSGRAKANAEMVARLRKLSEQYDADEASLSEPERTRRRRELLDLDKEARRKEIAYRDDLQQRKNEERELITAKAHALIGRFAEQEKIDVVLFRDVLWARPGVDITDNIIKQLDK encoded by the coding sequence TTGCTGGCATTGGCGGCCGCGGCGCACGCACAGGGCGGTCCGGCACGCGTGGCCTACGTCGCCCCGGAGCGGCTGTACTCGGAAACGAAACAGGCCAAGGCGGCCGACGCCCGCATCGCGGCGGAGTTTTCCGGGCGCGCGAAGGCGAACGCGGAAATGGTGGCGCGGCTGCGCAAGCTGTCGGAGCAGTACGATGCCGACGAGGCGTCTCTGTCCGAGCCGGAACGCACGCGGCGCCGGCGCGAACTGCTCGACCTCGACAAGGAAGCGCGGCGCAAGGAGATCGCCTATCGCGACGACCTGCAGCAGCGCAAGAATGAAGAGCGCGAACTGATCACCGCGAAGGCGCATGCGCTGATCGGCCGGTTCGCCGAACAGGAAAAAATCGACGTGGTCCTGTTCCGGGACGTGCTGTGGGCGCGGCCGGGAGTGGACATCACCGACAACATCATCAAGCAGCTCGACAAATAG
- a CDS encoding OmpH family outer membrane protein, which translates to MLKTVTALLPRTLAMAALCACSLAQAQNAPSRIGFVFTERLMTDSKLAKAADAKIEAEFSKRQKANRDMLARLKALSEKLDADAPNLVEPERTRRYREVADLEKDVQRTQREFNEDLLQRKSEERANIAQKAYKLIEQIAEQDHLDVVLQESAWTSPRIDITDKIIKLLDK; encoded by the coding sequence ATGTTGAAAACTGTGACTGCCTTGCTGCCCAGGACGCTCGCCATGGCGGCCTTGTGCGCATGTTCGCTGGCCCAGGCGCAGAACGCGCCGAGCCGCATCGGCTTCGTCTTCACCGAGCGCCTGATGACCGACTCCAAGCTGGCGAAAGCGGCCGACGCCAAGATCGAAGCGGAGTTCTCGAAGCGCCAGAAGGCCAACCGCGACATGCTGGCGCGCCTGAAGGCGCTGTCGGAAAAGCTCGACGCCGACGCACCGAACCTGGTCGAGCCAGAGCGCACGCGGCGCTATCGCGAAGTGGCCGATCTGGAGAAGGATGTCCAGCGCACCCAGCGCGAGTTCAACGAGGACCTGCTGCAGCGTAAAAGCGAAGAGCGCGCCAACATCGCGCAAAAAGCCTACAAGCTGATCGAACAGATCGCCGAGCAGGATCACCTCGACGTGGTGCTGCAGGAGTCGGCCTGGACCAGCCCGCGCATCGACATCACCGACAAGATCATCAAGCTGCTCGACAAATAA